Below is a window of Reichenbachiella ulvae DNA.
AGAAAGAAGGATTAAGTTTTCAGAATGTAGTGTCATTCAATCTAGATGAGTACTATGGACTAGACAAGACAGACAATCAAAGCTATATCCATTTCATGCATTATCATTTGTTCGATCATGTAGATATCCTTCCGGAAAACATCAATGTACCAAGTGGTAAGATCGCCTTTGAGCACATAGCTGAATACTGCACACAGTACGAAGAAAAAATTGAAAGCTATGGCGGCCTCGATTTTCAACTTCTTGGTATCGGGCGTACAGGCCATATTGGGTTCAACGAACCAGGGCTCCAAAATTAGCTCAACCACGCGAATGATCACTTTGGATTATTCTCACCCGTCAAGACAATGCCTTTGCTTTTAATAGCAAAGCAGATGTACCACGCAAAGCCGTGACGATGGGTGTGGGAACAATCCTAAAAGCCAAAAGAATCGTGATCATGGCTTATGGAATGAAGAAAGCCGAGATCGTAAAGAAAACTGTAGAAGGAGAAATGTCTACCGACGTACCTGCTACATTTTTGCAGACACATGGCGATGTTACTTTTGTGATGGATGAA
It encodes the following:
- a CDS encoding 6-phosphogluconolactonase, with protein sequence MSITMVKETARGSKSISRKAWSAMEATKFEKIHTEVFEGSDEASLVIAQEIADLIRSREAKNEKCILGLATGSSPIRVYAELVRMHKKEGLSFQNVVSFNLDEYYGLDKTDNQSYIHFMHYHLFDHVDILPENINVPSGKIAFEHIAEYCTQYEEKIESYGGLDFQLLGIGRTGHIGFNEPGLQN